One window from the genome of Lentibacillus daqui encodes:
- a CDS encoding M24 family metallopeptidase: protein MLTFSVSEFKERLVKTKQRMTNAGVDILLVTDPANMNYLTGYDAWSFYVHQVLIILIDEEQPIWVGRGQDASAASHTTWLDDDHIIPYGDHYVQSTQRHPMDFVCDLLKMRKRDKQTIAVECDAYYFTAKCYLQLVKGLPNATFKDGTNMVNWVRIVKSDQEIAYMKRAGKIAEKAMQTAFDMMDEGVRECDVVAGIAHAQISGLEDFGGDYPAIVPLLPTGEKTSACHLTWTEDRFKQGDPAIIELAGCYKRYHSPLARTIVIGVPTERMQYVADCVVEGLNAALDAVKPGITCEELEMVWRRVIEKNGIKKESRMGYSMGLNYPPDWGEHTASLRPGDRTILEPNMTFHLIPGIWMENMGVEISESFRVTETGCELLADFPRELMVKPHIRLA from the coding sequence ATGTTAACATTTTCGGTTTCGGAGTTTAAGGAACGATTAGTGAAAACAAAACAGCGGATGACAAATGCCGGGGTTGATATTTTGCTGGTGACCGATCCAGCAAACATGAATTATTTAACAGGGTATGATGCCTGGTCATTTTATGTTCATCAGGTGCTTATTATCCTGATCGATGAAGAACAGCCGATTTGGGTGGGGCGTGGTCAAGATGCAAGTGCGGCCAGTCACACTACTTGGCTGGATGATGATCATATTATTCCATATGGCGATCATTATGTGCAGTCAACCCAGAGGCATCCAATGGACTTTGTTTGTGATTTGTTAAAAATGCGAAAACGAGATAAGCAAACGATTGCCGTTGAATGTGATGCGTATTATTTTACGGCTAAATGCTATTTGCAACTTGTGAAAGGTTTGCCAAATGCGACATTTAAAGATGGTACCAATATGGTTAACTGGGTTCGGATTGTCAAGTCGGATCAAGAAATCGCTTATATGAAACGAGCCGGCAAAATCGCGGAAAAGGCGATGCAGACCGCGTTTGACATGATGGATGAAGGGGTAAGAGAATGTGATGTTGTTGCAGGCATTGCTCATGCTCAAATAAGCGGCCTGGAGGATTTTGGTGGTGATTACCCAGCAATTGTTCCATTATTGCCAACAGGTGAAAAAACCTCAGCATGTCATTTAACGTGGACCGAGGATCGTTTTAAACAGGGGGATCCAGCGATTATTGAATTGGCAGGTTGTTATAAACGTTACCATTCACCATTGGCCCGAACGATTGTAATTGGTGTGCCGACTGAACGAATGCAGTATGTCGCGGACTGTGTCGTAGAAGGGTTAAATGCAGCACTGGATGCAGTCAAACCTGGTATAACCTGCGAGGAACTTGAAATGGTTTGGCGTAGAGTTATTGAGAAAAATGGTATTAAAAAAGAATCACGGATGGGCTATTCGATGGGATTGAATTACCCACCAGACTGGGGAGAGCATACGGCAAGCTTAAGGCCTGGAGATCGTACTATTCTGGAGCCAAACATGACTTTCCATTTGATCCCGGGAATATGGATGGAGAATATGGGTGTAGAAATTAGTGAATCATTCCGGGTTACCGAAACAGGCTGTGAATTATTAGCTGATTTTCCGCGTGAATTGATGGTGAAGCCGCATATCAGACTGGCATAA
- a CDS encoding 2-hydroxyacid dehydrogenase has protein sequence MKRKVIAYNRVEKPVLEALQQKYDVHFFKDIDTKTDKAFLTCLQETEGIIGLELVVDRELLEQAPKLKIISNVSVGYSNLDLEELNKRGIMATNTPDVLNDTVADTIFGILIATARRIPELDRLVKNGEWKQEAIGPEYFGVDVHHKTLGIIGMGRIGKALAQRAHFGFDMNILYHSRSRKPEAEEKFAASYRSLDGLLGEADFVCLITPLTNETKGLMGEKEFQMMKPSAMFINGSRGKTVDEPALIRALQNGDIAAAGLDVFATEPVAIDNPLLALKNVVTTPHIGSSTHETELKMSELAAYNLEAGLNGKTPPNLIKIKAE, from the coding sequence ATGAAGAGGAAAGTTATTGCTTATAACCGTGTGGAAAAACCTGTCTTAGAAGCATTGCAACAAAAATATGATGTACACTTTTTTAAAGATATCGACACAAAAACTGATAAAGCGTTTTTAACCTGTTTACAGGAAACTGAAGGAATTATTGGCTTAGAATTGGTGGTTGATCGGGAATTGTTGGAGCAAGCACCAAAATTGAAAATTATTAGTAATGTTTCCGTTGGCTATAGCAACCTGGATTTAGAAGAACTTAATAAACGGGGAATCATGGCAACCAACACACCGGATGTACTTAATGATACGGTTGCCGATACGATTTTTGGCATTTTAATCGCAACTGCAAGACGAATACCGGAACTTGACCGGCTTGTAAAAAATGGAGAATGGAAACAAGAGGCAATCGGCCCCGAGTATTTTGGAGTAGATGTTCACCACAAAACCCTTGGCATTATTGGCATGGGACGTATTGGTAAAGCACTCGCCCAACGTGCCCATTTTGGTTTCGATATGAACATTTTGTATCATAGCCGCAGCCGAAAACCTGAAGCAGAAGAAAAATTCGCCGCTTCCTATCGTAGTCTTGACGGATTATTAGGTGAAGCTGATTTTGTTTGTTTGATTACACCATTAACAAACGAAACGAAAGGCCTGATGGGAGAAAAGGAATTCCAAATGATGAAACCATCTGCCATGTTTATTAATGGCTCGCGTGGAAAAACAGTTGATGAACCGGCATTGATCCGGGCATTACAAAACGGCGACATAGCCGCAGCAGGTTTGGATGTGTTTGCTACCGAACCAGTCGCTATAGATAATCCGCTACTAGCATTAAAAAATGTGGTGACCACCCCTCATATTGGGTCATCCACACATGAAACCGAGCTAAAAATGTCAGAACTTGCTGCGTATAATTTAGAAGCCGGTTTGAATGGGAAGACACCGCCGAATTTAATCAAAATAAAAGCTGAGTAA
- a CDS encoding M20 metallopeptidase family protein, with amino-acid sequence MEKSVRDRASELTPQLIKWRRKFHQFPELSFQEKKTSKYVKSVLDDIPGMQVEMGVGYPTAVVGTLSNGSGPTIAIRADMDALPIQEENAHAYRSKHEGVMHACGHDAHISIGLGVASLLGDSFQNGRLQGTVKFLFQPAEEKADVKGSTGAPYLIKAGVLDDVNSVMALHMNPENPVGEVKIHDGYSMANVDVFQATVYGTGGHGAYPHLGTDPVWMLGPVLQALHGIVARRISPLDAAVISIGSITSGFASNVIPSEVVVKGTIRSYHPNVRKKIHDELQKAFSLVNVLGGAFDLTITPEDPALKNDPAVNQHLRQVINDLYPDFTIIDAPFGLGGEDFAHMTKVVPGSMFFLGCAIGDGVHRELHTPTFDIDERVLPVGVAILTEAAERYLRIT; translated from the coding sequence ATGGAAAAATCGGTACGTGACCGTGCAAGTGAACTAACACCCCAGTTGATAAAGTGGCGACGTAAATTTCACCAGTTTCCGGAATTGAGTTTTCAAGAAAAGAAGACGTCAAAATATGTGAAATCAGTTTTGGATGATATCCCTGGCATGCAAGTGGAGATGGGTGTTGGTTATCCTACTGCTGTTGTTGGCACGCTTTCCAATGGCTCAGGACCAACCATTGCCATTCGCGCCGATATGGATGCATTGCCGATTCAAGAGGAGAATGCCCACGCATATCGCTCAAAGCATGAAGGTGTGATGCATGCGTGTGGTCATGATGCCCATATATCGATTGGGTTGGGCGTTGCAAGTTTGCTTGGTGACAGTTTTCAAAACGGTCGCTTACAGGGAACGGTTAAATTCCTATTTCAACCGGCGGAAGAGAAAGCGGATGTCAAAGGTTCTACCGGTGCACCCTATCTGATCAAAGCTGGTGTATTGGATGATGTGAATAGCGTAATGGCACTGCATATGAACCCGGAAAACCCAGTCGGTGAGGTGAAGATTCACGATGGGTATAGTATGGCAAATGTCGATGTGTTTCAAGCGACAGTATATGGAACAGGTGGTCATGGCGCCTATCCGCACCTTGGAACAGACCCGGTATGGATGCTTGGACCGGTATTGCAGGCATTGCATGGGATCGTGGCTAGAAGAATTTCCCCGCTGGACGCCGCAGTCATTAGCATTGGCAGTATCACAAGCGGGTTTGCCAGCAATGTGATTCCATCCGAAGTTGTCGTGAAAGGAACCATTCGCAGTTACCACCCGAATGTACGAAAAAAGATTCATGATGAGCTTCAGAAGGCATTTTCATTAGTAAATGTTTTAGGTGGGGCATTTGATTTAACGATTACACCAGAGGATCCGGCATTGAAAAATGATCCCGCCGTTAATCAACACCTTCGTCAGGTCATCAATGATTTATATCCCGATTTCACCATTATCGATGCACCATTTGGGTTGGGCGGGGAAGATTTTGCCCATATGACCAAAGTTGTGCCAGGTTCCATGTTTTTCCTTGGGTGTGCGATTGGAGATGGTGTCCATCGTGAGTTGCATACGCCAACTTTTGATATTGATGAACGGGTTTTGCCAGTGGGTGTTGCGATTTTGACAGAAGCTGCAGAGCGATATTTGCGGATAACCTGA
- the eutB gene encoding hydroxyectoine utilization dehydratase EutB → MSSSPITLRDIWKARQRIAPFVQKTPLIYSPSLSEFAGTLVYLKLENLNVSGSFKIRGAANKILHLTPEQQKLGVTTFSTGNFGMSVAYMAEKLGIQATICISNRVPNAKIKQLQRSGARLDIDGKSQDDAEQRSYQLEKEQGMTVIHPFDDQDVIAGQGTIGLELLDDLPDVDTVIGGLSGGGLHSGLGVALKETDPTIKVIGLSTAKGAAMHASIRAGKPVIVEEENTLADSLLGGIGVNNQYTFNMVQRYVDDIILLNEDEFAQGMAFMLDKHRMAIEGAAASGIGAILNRRIQLGSRVVVIVSGGSVDTSVILAITKAYIEDEKG, encoded by the coding sequence ATGTCAAGTTCGCCGATAACGTTACGGGATATATGGAAAGCTCGTCAACGGATTGCACCCTTTGTACAAAAAACACCATTAATCTATTCCCCATCGCTATCAGAATTTGCTGGAACCTTGGTCTATTTAAAACTGGAAAATTTAAATGTTAGCGGCTCATTTAAAATCAGAGGGGCAGCAAATAAAATCCTTCATTTGACACCAGAACAGCAAAAACTTGGTGTAACCACATTTTCGACAGGGAACTTTGGTATGAGTGTTGCATACATGGCGGAAAAACTGGGCATCCAGGCAACCATTTGTATCTCTAACCGTGTTCCTAACGCCAAAATCAAACAGTTGCAGCGATCTGGAGCCCGGCTGGATATTGATGGCAAATCACAAGATGATGCCGAACAGCGCAGTTACCAACTGGAAAAAGAGCAGGGAATGACCGTGATTCATCCGTTTGACGACCAAGATGTCATTGCCGGTCAAGGAACAATCGGCCTGGAACTGCTTGACGATTTACCAGATGTTGATACAGTCATCGGTGGATTATCCGGTGGAGGGCTTCATTCCGGTTTGGGTGTTGCTCTAAAAGAAACCGATCCAACGATTAAGGTTATCGGACTATCAACTGCAAAAGGGGCGGCAATGCACGCTAGTATTCGAGCGGGCAAACCAGTTATCGTAGAGGAAGAGAATACCTTAGCTGACAGTTTGCTAGGCGGAATCGGTGTCAATAACCAGTACACTTTTAATATGGTGCAGCGATATGTGGATGATATTATTTTATTAAATGAAGATGAATTTGCCCAAGGGATGGCTTTTATGCTTGATAAGCACCGAATGGCTATCGAGGGAGCGGCTGCATCCGGGATTGGTGCGATTTTAAATCGGCGAATACAATTAGGTTCGCGTGTAGTCGTCATTGTTAGCGGGGGCAGTGTAGATACATCGGTTATATTAGCGATTACCAAAGCATATATAGAAGACGAAAAGGGGTGA
- the dat gene encoding D-amino-acid transaminase — protein sequence MLYNDRIVKRENLVDIEDRGYQFGDGIYEVIGVYNGTPLMLDEHMARLQRSAREIQLTLPSSINHLKNNLLELVKQNELNEGIIYMQVSRGVAPRWHQFPNTEVSPVTIAYTREEPRETNVEDEGATAVLTEDIRWLRCDIKTLNLLPNVLAKQKAVEHHAIEAILHRGNVVTEASASNVFIVKNGELYTHPANNYILNGITRQKVLQLCHDLNVKVNEKLYTVDDLLHADEVFISATKLDVVPILHVDEHIIGSGKPGMITRQIIAAFRSFYQQTT from the coding sequence ATGCTTTATAATGATCGAATCGTCAAGCGGGAAAATCTAGTTGATATTGAGGATCGGGGCTATCAATTTGGTGACGGGATCTATGAGGTGATCGGTGTCTATAACGGCACCCCTTTGATGCTGGATGAGCATATGGCACGTTTACAAAGGAGCGCTCGTGAAATACAATTAACTTTACCTTCTTCCATCAACCATTTGAAAAATAATCTACTGGAATTGGTAAAACAAAATGAGCTAAATGAGGGCATTATTTATATGCAAGTTTCCAGGGGGGTTGCACCACGCTGGCATCAGTTTCCGAATACTGAAGTTTCCCCGGTAACAATCGCTTATACAAGGGAGGAACCACGGGAGACCAATGTAGAGGACGAAGGAGCAACAGCGGTACTGACCGAGGATATCCGTTGGTTGCGTTGTGATATTAAAACACTTAACTTACTGCCAAATGTGCTTGCCAAACAAAAGGCAGTAGAACACCATGCGATTGAAGCGATTCTTCATCGGGGGAACGTGGTTACCGAAGCAAGTGCGTCCAATGTGTTTATTGTCAAAAATGGAGAACTGTATACCCACCCGGCAAACAACTATATTTTGAATGGCATCACCCGGCAAAAAGTTTTACAGTTATGTCACGACCTAAACGTAAAGGTAAATGAGAAACTATATACGGTTGATGATTTACTGCATGCCGATGAGGTGTTTATATCCGCCACCAAATTGGATGTTGTGCCGATTTTACATGTCGATGAACATATCATTGGTTCTGGAAAACCTGGTATGATTACGAGACAGATAATCGCTGCATTTCGTTCTTTCTACCAGCAAACAACGTAA
- the alr gene encoding alanine racemase has product MHAFESYHPTIAEININAFKENLTKLKQIAKNSNLLAVIKTDGYGHGIVPIGHAAVQAGADRLGITTVAEGALLRESGVKNPIQLLSAITPEQAGAVVANQLTASISSSQIAIAISNEAKKQGTTAAVHLKIDTGLHRFGVNPEQAVAVCRSCFSLPGLYWEGIYTHFSCADEGDWQTTNQQFHLFTTTVSDLDKHGFHFPLHHVAGSTITMKRNDWHLDMVRPGIALFGYHPDRRQQNILPLKPVLTLKSKILQVRELPPHTPVGYGGEYVTKTTEKIAVVPIGHGDGYQRILSNKGEMLVKGNRAGIVGTISLDQTLINVTGISDVNEGDEVVIIGEQGDDDIPAYEIADWMNSIVDEVLASLMERIPRVYI; this is encoded by the coding sequence ATGCATGCATTTGAATCTTATCATCCTACTATTGCTGAAATTAACATCAATGCTTTCAAAGAAAATCTCACAAAGCTAAAACAGATAGCCAAAAACAGTAACCTGCTTGCCGTCATTAAAACGGATGGATATGGGCATGGGATTGTACCGATCGGGCATGCCGCTGTTCAAGCCGGGGCGGATCGTCTGGGGATTACCACCGTAGCGGAGGGGGCATTGCTTCGTGAAAGTGGTGTTAAGAACCCGATTCAGCTATTAAGTGCGATTACACCGGAACAAGCGGGGGCAGTTGTTGCCAATCAATTAACAGCTTCCATTTCTTCCTCACAAATAGCCATTGCCATTAGTAATGAAGCAAAAAAGCAAGGAACAACCGCAGCTGTGCATCTGAAAATCGACACAGGACTGCATCGATTCGGGGTGAATCCCGAGCAGGCCGTAGCTGTTTGTCGATCATGTTTTTCACTCCCGGGACTATATTGGGAAGGAATCTATACGCATTTTTCTTGTGCCGATGAAGGAGACTGGCAGACAACCAATCAGCAATTTCACCTGTTTACGACGACGGTATCCGATTTAGACAAACACGGATTTCATTTTCCCCTTCATCATGTTGCTGGTTCAACGATTACCATGAAACGAAATGATTGGCATCTCGATATGGTCCGACCCGGGATTGCTTTATTCGGCTACCATCCCGATCGACGCCAACAGAATATCTTGCCGTTAAAGCCAGTTTTGACACTAAAATCGAAAATCCTCCAAGTACGGGAACTGCCACCTCATACGCCGGTTGGTTACGGTGGAGAATACGTTACGAAGACAACAGAAAAAATTGCGGTCGTACCTATTGGCCATGGTGACGGCTATCAGCGAATCTTATCAAATAAGGGAGAAATGTTAGTAAAAGGAAATAGAGCCGGGATTGTTGGTACGATTTCATTAGACCAGACGTTAATTAATGTCACAGGAATATCGGATGTTAACGAAGGGGATGAGGTAGTTATTATTGGCGAACAGGGAGACGATGACATACCGGCATATGAAATAGCGGACTGGATGAACAGTATTGTTGACGAGGTTCTGGCTAGTTTGATGGAACGTATCCCGAGGGTGTATATTTGA
- a CDS encoding tartrate dehydrogenase: protein MKNLKIALIPGDGIGPEVIAEGVKILRAIEKMDSSLSFSFSEFPWGCEYYLREGKMMDDDGIEQLKPFDAIYLGAVGYPGVPDHVSLRDLLIRIRRQFDQYVNLRPVTLLNPSLTPLKGKTEQDIDFLVIRENSEGEYSGAGDWLYKGKPEEVVLQTGVFSRKGTERIIRYAYEEARRTNRSLTSVSKGNALNYSMVFWDEVFAEIGKEYPDVETYSYLVDAASLYFVSNPERFGVVVTSNLFGDILTDIGAAITGGMGLATGANINPKKKFPSMFEPVHGSAPDIAGKGVANPIASIWSVSQMMDFFGEKQWGAAILHTIKELLQETDSLTPDLGGKGSTSDVGDRFVELLERNG from the coding sequence ATGAAGAACTTAAAAATTGCACTTATTCCGGGTGATGGTATTGGACCAGAGGTGATAGCAGAGGGAGTAAAGATTTTGCGTGCCATCGAAAAAATGGACTCCTCGCTTTCGTTTTCATTTTCCGAGTTTCCGTGGGGATGTGAATATTATCTTAGGGAAGGCAAAATGATGGATGATGATGGGATTGAACAATTAAAACCATTTGATGCCATCTATCTTGGTGCAGTCGGTTATCCAGGTGTGCCAGATCATGTTTCGTTACGTGATTTGTTAATACGGATTCGCAGACAGTTCGATCAGTACGTTAATTTACGGCCAGTGACATTATTAAATCCATCGCTAACACCGCTAAAAGGAAAAACGGAACAGGATATTGATTTTCTGGTTATTCGGGAAAATAGTGAAGGAGAATATTCGGGTGCAGGGGATTGGCTATATAAAGGCAAGCCAGAAGAAGTTGTGCTGCAGACAGGTGTATTTTCCCGAAAAGGCACCGAACGGATTATTCGTTATGCGTATGAAGAAGCGCGCCGGACAAATCGGTCATTGACCAGTGTTAGTAAAGGAAATGCCTTGAATTACTCGATGGTGTTTTGGGATGAAGTGTTTGCGGAAATTGGCAAGGAATACCCCGATGTGGAGACATATTCGTATTTGGTTGATGCGGCAAGTCTTTATTTTGTGTCTAACCCGGAACGATTTGGTGTAGTCGTTACGTCTAATTTGTTTGGTGACATATTAACCGATATTGGAGCAGCAATTACTGGTGGCATGGGGCTTGCGACAGGGGCAAATATTAACCCCAAGAAAAAGTTCCCGTCCATGTTTGAGCCTGTCCATGGATCTGCACCAGACATTGCCGGAAAGGGGGTTGCTAATCCAATTGCCTCCATCTGGTCAGTTAGCCAGATGATGGACTTTTTTGGAGAAAAACAATGGGGAGCAGCGATTCTTCACACCATAAAGGAATTACTCCAGGAGACAGATTCGCTTACACCTGATCTTGGCGGTAAGGGGTCTACCAGCGATGTAGGTGATCGCTTTGTTGAATTGTTGGAACGTAACGGTTGA
- a CDS encoding DUF6044 family protein: MWSNLFTRITNHKYILIALLVIIAYLFPYYWLGEDAHIRVHDNMDSNIVWYKILAESGHIFTLHDVALPNIINGLPRSTLPSGFDAVVWMYVLFKPMTAYTISQTIMRLVAFFGMYLLLKKHFLRNQSTSFIIVGVSLGFALLPYWPSGLLSIAGLPLALHIFLTIRTSGKSTPVYNWIILLLIPFFSSFILTFVFFLGLMGILWLVDWIRTKHVNWPFFAAIAGMTAVYLAKEYLLIYSMFLEGGFTSHRDELDLGHKDLPGTFQLFLHNLINGHTHDLSIHYLVIFPVIGLGLLVAAYRYLKPKLLLYLFLFNVFLSLWYAFWYWEGWRVVKDNIMIANTFNFSRIHFLDPPIWYICFALALTILWKHFKFFKPFVILLIILQVCMVFSLNEETKYSQTKNPTFKQFYATELFDDVKDYIGKDPSDYRIVNIGLHPAIAQYNGFYTLDTYNNSYPLSYKHKFRKIIAPELDKNKTLKSYYDTWGGRAYIYVSEIGKHYMFTKNSKKTIKDLDINTKAFKDLGGDYIFSAVPIENYQENDLHYERSFQKKGYPWKIYLYQARVNKGE, translated from the coding sequence ATGTGGTCCAATCTATTTACACGTATTACCAATCATAAATATATTCTGATCGCACTTCTAGTGATTATCGCTTATCTATTTCCCTATTATTGGCTGGGTGAAGATGCTCATATCCGCGTCCATGATAATATGGACTCCAACATCGTCTGGTATAAAATATTAGCTGAGAGCGGACATATCTTTACATTACATGATGTTGCACTGCCGAATATCATTAATGGATTGCCAAGAAGTACACTTCCGTCCGGTTTCGATGCTGTGGTTTGGATGTATGTGCTGTTCAAACCAATGACAGCTTATACGATCAGTCAAACCATCATGCGGCTTGTCGCTTTTTTCGGTATGTATTTACTACTTAAAAAGCATTTTTTACGTAACCAGTCAACATCATTCATCATTGTTGGCGTATCATTGGGATTTGCGCTTTTACCATATTGGCCGTCCGGTTTATTATCGATCGCCGGATTACCATTGGCATTACATATTTTCTTAACGATCCGCACATCAGGGAAATCGACACCAGTCTATAATTGGATTATCCTATTGCTCATTCCCTTTTTCTCAAGCTTTATTCTGACGTTTGTCTTTTTTCTTGGGTTAATGGGAATATTGTGGTTAGTAGATTGGATCCGTACCAAGCACGTTAATTGGCCTTTTTTTGCAGCGATTGCCGGAATGACAGCCGTTTATCTTGCTAAAGAATATTTGCTGATTTATTCGATGTTTTTAGAGGGCGGGTTTACCTCGCATCGTGATGAATTGGACCTCGGACATAAAGATTTACCGGGTACGTTTCAGTTGTTTCTACATAATTTGATCAACGGGCATACGCATGATTTATCGATTCACTATTTAGTTATCTTCCCAGTTATCGGTCTGGGTCTGCTTGTAGCTGCCTATCGCTATCTAAAACCAAAATTGCTCCTATACCTATTTCTATTTAATGTATTCCTGTCATTATGGTATGCGTTCTGGTATTGGGAAGGCTGGCGCGTGGTAAAAGATAATATTATGATAGCCAATACATTTAATTTTAGCCGGATTCATTTTCTGGACCCGCCGATTTGGTATATTTGTTTCGCGCTTGCCTTAACAATTTTATGGAAACACTTTAAATTCTTTAAGCCATTCGTCATCCTGTTGATCATTTTGCAGGTTTGTATGGTCTTTTCGTTAAACGAAGAAACCAAATACAGTCAAACGAAGAACCCGACATTCAAACAATTTTATGCAACTGAATTATTTGATGACGTGAAAGATTATATTGGAAAAGACCCATCCGACTACCGTATCGTCAATATTGGCTTGCACCCGGCCATTGCCCAGTACAATGGCTTTTATACGCTGGATACCTACAATAATAGTTATCCATTATCCTATAAACACAAATTTCGTAAAATCATTGCGCCAGAGCTTGATAAAAACAAAACATTAAAATCCTACTACGATACCTGGGGCGGCAGAGCCTATATTTATGTAAGTGAAATCGGCAAGCATTATATGTTCACGAAAAACAGCAAAAAAACCATTAAAGACCTTGATATCAATACCAAAGCATTCAAAGATCTTGGCGGTGATTACATCTTTTCCGCTGTCCCAATCGAAAATTATCAAGAAAACGACCTTCATTATGAACGCAGCTTTCAGAAAAAAGGTTACCCTTGGAAAATTTATTTATATCAAGCACGTGTGAACAAGGGAGAATAA
- the rffA gene encoding dTDP-4-amino-4,6-dideoxygalactose transaminase codes for MIPFNVPCNVGEEEKAMHEAIKNNKLSGNGPFGKKCTDWLEDHLGCERALLTPSCTAALEMTALLTEITTGDEVIMPSYTFVSTANAFAIRGASIRFVDIQPETMNIDPVQIEAAITERTKAIVVVHYAGVACDMDAIMEIAHRYNLWVIEDAAQALCCTYKGKPLGTIGHFGTFSFHDTKNYICGEGGALIINDPTAIEPAEIIQEKGTNRKQFKKGLVDKYTWRDVGSSFLLSDLNAAYLSVQLEHAETITQDRLATWQQYKQALEGMEQIELPSIPEDCQHNAHMFFIKAKDEAERDGLMEFLKNKDIMAVTHYVPLHSSYAGKKFGKFVGTDHYTTTESERLLRLPLYYGIGEEAVDHVVQSIYTYYQS; via the coding sequence ATGATTCCATTTAATGTACCCTGTAATGTGGGCGAAGAAGAAAAGGCGATGCACGAAGCAATTAAAAATAATAAATTGTCTGGTAATGGCCCATTTGGAAAAAAATGTACGGATTGGTTGGAAGATCACTTGGGGTGTGAGCGGGCGTTATTAACTCCGTCCTGTACAGCAGCCCTGGAAATGACTGCATTACTAACTGAAATTACGACCGGGGATGAAGTAATTATGCCATCCTATACCTTTGTCTCCACCGCAAACGCGTTTGCCATTAGAGGAGCGTCCATTCGATTTGTTGATATTCAACCTGAAACGATGAATATTGATCCAGTCCAAATAGAAGCTGCAATCACCGAACGGACAAAGGCAATTGTTGTGGTTCATTATGCAGGTGTGGCCTGTGATATGGATGCCATTATGGAGATTGCCCATCGTTACAACTTATGGGTAATCGAGGATGCAGCACAAGCACTCTGCTGTACATATAAAGGAAAGCCATTGGGTACCATTGGCCACTTTGGTACGTTTAGCTTCCACGACACCAAAAATTATATATGTGGAGAAGGTGGTGCACTTATTATTAACGACCCAACAGCGATAGAACCTGCAGAAATCATTCAGGAAAAAGGCACGAACCGAAAACAATTTAAAAAGGGGCTGGTTGATAAGTATACCTGGCGTGATGTTGGCTCATCCTTTTTATTAAGCGACTTAAACGCGGCTTATCTGTCCGTGCAGTTAGAACATGCGGAAACAATAACTCAGGATCGGCTTGCCACCTGGCAGCAATATAAACAGGCTTTAGAAGGCATGGAGCAGATCGAACTACCATCCATCCCGGAAGATTGTCAACATAATGCCCACATGTTTTTTATCAAGGCAAAAGATGAAGCGGAACGTGACGGGCTAATGGAATTTTTAAAGAACAAAGATATCATGGCCGTAACCCACTACGTACCATTGCACAGTTCATACGCTGGGAAAAAGTTCGGAAAGTTCGTTGGCACAGACCACTATACAACCACGGAAAGTGAACGCTTATTGCGCTTGCCGTTATATTATGGAATTGGAGAAGAGGCTGTCGATCATGTGGTCCAATCTATTTACACGTATTACCAATCATAA
- a CDS encoding EamA family transporter, with amino-acid sequence MGYAYIFGTIFFTVYGQLILKWKIDRAGSLPDGWLDKLVFLLKLLLDPVILSGFLSAFVASLFWMAAMTKFNISYAYPFMSLSFVLVFLLSVFLFQEPVTLQKVIGLALIVSGIIVTSQSL; translated from the coding sequence ATGGGATACGCATATATTTTTGGCACGATTTTCTTTACGGTTTACGGTCAATTAATTTTAAAATGGAAAATTGACCGTGCTGGCAGTCTGCCTGATGGGTGGCTCGATAAACTTGTTTTCCTGCTAAAGCTATTATTGGATCCGGTTATTTTATCCGGATTTCTTTCCGCTTTTGTAGCTTCTTTATTTTGGATGGCAGCCATGACCAAGTTTAATATTAGTTATGCCTATCCATTTATGAGTCTTTCATTTGTTTTAGTGTTCTTACTATCTGTTTTCTTATTTCAGGAACCTGTTACGCTGCAAAAAGTAATTGGTCTCGCCCTAATTGTTTCAGGCATCATCGTTACGAGTCAATCGCTGTAG